In Desulfuromonas sp., the following proteins share a genomic window:
- a CDS encoding DUF58 domain-containing protein, translated as MNLFGSKPDRQGEGVRVSAGELVELRRAARGLPLRSAQVRAQQGGTYLSAFKGRGMEFEEVRSYQPGDDIRNLDWRVTARTCKPHTKLFREERERPVLLWVDVRAPMFFGTRGVFKAVQASRAAALLAWSAVGQGDRLGGLVFSETQHREMRPRQGRDAALQFIRLISGHPAWDKGERQASDAPWTLRRLRRVARPGSLVFLFSDFRHLGPEAEANLRSLSRHCDLVLVFVHDPLERELPPSGRYRVSDGAGEALFDSGDDRVRHSHRNRFEAHMERLRTLCSRHGMFLLPLATDDDPAGRLRQGLMLRSP; from the coding sequence ATGAACCTTTTCGGATCCAAGCCCGACCGACAGGGCGAGGGGGTGCGCGTCAGCGCCGGTGAACTCGTGGAGCTTCGCCGGGCGGCCCGCGGCCTGCCGCTGCGTTCGGCCCAGGTGCGCGCCCAGCAAGGGGGAACCTACCTCTCGGCCTTCAAGGGGCGGGGCATGGAGTTCGAAGAAGTTCGCTCCTACCAGCCGGGGGACGACATCCGCAACCTCGACTGGCGGGTCACCGCCCGGACCTGCAAGCCGCACACCAAGCTTTTCCGCGAGGAGAGGGAGCGGCCGGTGCTGCTGTGGGTCGACGTCCGTGCACCGATGTTTTTCGGCACCCGGGGGGTCTTCAAGGCGGTACAGGCTTCCCGCGCCGCCGCTCTGCTGGCCTGGAGCGCCGTCGGCCAGGGCGACCGCCTGGGCGGGCTGGTCTTCTCCGAAACGCAGCACCGGGAAATGCGCCCGCGCCAGGGGCGGGACGCCGCCCTGCAGTTCATCCGCCTGATCAGCGGCCACCCGGCCTGGGACAAGGGCGAGCGCCAGGCCTCCGACGCCCCATGGACTCTGCGCCGCCTGCGGAGGGTGGCCCGTCCCGGGAGCCTGGTCTTCCTCTTCAGCGATTTCCGCCACCTCGGTCCCGAAGCCGAGGCCAATCTGCGCAGCCTCTCCCGCCACTGCGACCTGGTGCTGGTCTTCGTCCACGACCCCCTGGAGCGGGAACTCCCTCCGTCCGGGCGCTACCGGGTCAGCGACGGCGCCGGCGAGGCCCTTTTCGACAGCGGCGACGATCGCGTCCGTCATAGCCATCGGAATCGCTTCGAGGCCCACATGGAGCGACTGCGGACCCTCTGCAGCCGCCACGGCATGTTCCTGCTCCCCCTGGCCACCGACGACGACCCGGCCGGCCGCCTGCGTCAGGGACTGATGCTGAGGTCGCCATGA
- a CDS encoding DUF4381 domain-containing protein yields MNPGQLPLRDIHLPEPISWWPPAPGWWLLAGLFALAALALRMWLVRRRQLAWRRTALAELERLGRAYAEHGDGRRLATEVSVLLRRACLCRAPRAEAAALTGVAWLDYLDAALGDGRFRQGPGAALASAPYRPIAKIDAEGLLQLCRDWLRSRPSRRGRRA; encoded by the coding sequence ATGAACCCCGGCCAGCTTCCCCTGCGCGATATTCATCTGCCCGAACCGATCTCCTGGTGGCCGCCGGCTCCAGGCTGGTGGCTTCTTGCGGGTCTTTTCGCACTGGCCGCCCTGGCCCTCCGGATGTGGCTGGTTCGCCGCAGGCAACTGGCCTGGCGACGCACCGCCCTGGCCGAACTGGAGCGCCTGGGCCGGGCTTACGCCGAGCACGGCGACGGCCGGCGCCTGGCGACCGAGGTTTCGGTGCTGCTGCGTCGCGCCTGCCTCTGCCGTGCGCCGCGGGCGGAGGCGGCGGCCCTGACCGGGGTCGCCTGGCTCGACTACCTCGATGCCGCCCTCGGCGACGGACGGTTCCGCCAGGGGCCCGGGGCGGCCCTGGCCAGCGCCCCTTACCGGCCGATCGCGAAGATCGATGCCGAGGGCCTGTTGCAGCTGTGCCGCGACTGGCTGCGGTCCCGACCTTCCCGCCGGGGGAGGAGGGCATGA
- a CDS encoding VWA domain-containing protein codes for MIHVAWPWVFLALPLPWLLRLLLPAAEANRGAALRVPQAGDFAYGAASPGKIRRRWSLLLAALAWLCLVGAAARPQWLGDPVELPVSGRDLMLAVDLSGSMEAEDFSLGGRTVDRLTATKAVAGEFIERRVGDRFGLVLFGRNAYLQTPLTFDRQTVHRLLLESAIGLAGKETAIGNAIGLAVKRLRGQESTDRVLILLTDGANTAGEVEPLKAAELAAAEGLKIYAIGIGADEMVLASFFGTRSINPSADLDEETLKGIAETTGGRYFRARDTAELEQIYSEIDRLEPAEREKETFRPMSALYPWPLGASLTLAALVLIQRLRRGVLPWIT; via the coding sequence ATGATCCACGTCGCCTGGCCCTGGGTCTTTCTGGCCCTGCCCCTTCCCTGGTTGTTGCGGCTGCTGCTGCCTGCGGCCGAGGCGAATCGGGGAGCGGCCCTGCGGGTGCCGCAGGCGGGAGACTTCGCCTATGGGGCGGCCTCCCCGGGGAAAATCCGACGCCGGTGGTCCCTCCTGCTGGCGGCTCTGGCCTGGCTTTGCCTGGTGGGCGCCGCGGCCCGGCCCCAGTGGCTCGGCGACCCGGTGGAACTGCCCGTCAGCGGTCGCGACCTGATGCTGGCCGTCGATCTTTCCGGCAGCATGGAGGCGGAGGATTTCAGCCTGGGCGGGCGCACCGTCGACCGCCTGACCGCCACCAAGGCCGTTGCGGGAGAATTTATCGAGCGGCGGGTCGGCGACCGCTTCGGCCTCGTTCTCTTCGGCCGCAACGCCTACCTGCAGACCCCCCTGACCTTCGACCGCCAGACGGTGCACCGCCTCCTGTTGGAGTCGGCCATCGGCCTGGCCGGCAAGGAGACGGCCATCGGCAACGCCATCGGCCTGGCGGTAAAGCGCCTGCGCGGCCAGGAATCTACCGACCGGGTCCTGATCCTGCTCACCGACGGCGCCAACACCGCCGGGGAGGTCGAACCGCTCAAGGCGGCTGAACTGGCCGCCGCCGAGGGGCTGAAGATCTACGCCATCGGCATCGGCGCCGACGAGATGGTGCTGGCCTCCTTCTTCGGAACCCGTAGCATCAATCCCTCGGCCGACCTCGATGAAGAGACCCTGAAAGGGATCGCCGAGACGACGGGCGGGCGCTACTTCCGCGCCCGGGATACCGCCGAGTTGGAGCAGATATATTCGGAAATCGACCGACTGGAGCCGGCCGAGCGGGAGAAGGAAACCTTCCGCCCGATGAGCGCCCTCTACCCCTGGCCCCTGGGCGCGTCCTTGACGCTGGCGGCCCTGGTGCTGATCCAGCGGCTGCGCAGGGGAGTTTTACCATGGATTACCTGA
- a CDS encoding VWA domain-containing protein, giving the protein MDYLTPFAQFHFLRPAWLLALLPLGLLLWWGWRRRSGGGNWEAVCEAHLLPHLLIGGPGGGRRKSLAALAAGGLLAIVALAGPAWEKLPRPVLRDQSALVIALDLSRSMDAADLKPSRLERARYKVADILRQRREGQTGLVVYAGEAFVLSPLTPDTETIAAHLSSLETALMPAQGSRADLALERAGELLRQAGVARGGVLLVTDGIRGDRVFDAAADFAAEGHRLAVLGVGTPEGAPIPAQGGFLKDAAGSIVLPRLEADTLRKLTVAGGGVYRTITPDDGDLEALLPLFAPGRLGGNVEETVLKADAWREAGPWLLLPLLPLAALAFRRGVLTILPLALMPLTLLPLPAQAIDLSGLWLRQDQQAARALEKGEASAAAEGFTDPAWKGAAHYRAGEYQEAEQALQGLAAADALYNRGNALARLGRYPQALEAYEKALEKDPDHADAAHNRDLVRKELENQQQPSSSDEQGEG; this is encoded by the coding sequence ATGGATTACCTGACCCCATTCGCCCAATTCCACTTCCTGCGCCCGGCCTGGCTCCTGGCCCTGCTCCCCCTGGGGCTGCTGCTGTGGTGGGGCTGGCGCCGGCGCTCCGGCGGAGGGAACTGGGAGGCGGTCTGCGAGGCGCACCTGCTGCCGCACCTGCTGATCGGCGGGCCCGGCGGCGGTCGTCGGAAAAGCCTGGCGGCGCTGGCCGCCGGCGGGCTGCTGGCCATCGTCGCCCTGGCCGGACCGGCCTGGGAAAAACTGCCTCGCCCGGTGCTGCGCGACCAGTCGGCCCTGGTCATCGCCCTCGACCTCTCGCGCTCCATGGACGCCGCCGACCTCAAGCCGAGCCGCCTCGAGCGCGCCCGCTACAAGGTGGCCGACATCCTGCGCCAGCGCCGGGAGGGGCAGACCGGTCTCGTCGTCTACGCCGGCGAGGCTTTCGTCCTCTCCCCCCTGACCCCCGACACCGAAACAATCGCCGCCCACCTGTCGAGCCTGGAGACGGCCCTGATGCCGGCCCAGGGCAGCCGCGCCGATCTGGCCCTGGAGCGGGCCGGGGAACTGCTGCGGCAGGCCGGGGTGGCGCGCGGCGGGGTGCTGCTGGTCACCGACGGCATCCGGGGCGACCGGGTTTTCGACGCGGCCGCCGACTTTGCCGCCGAGGGCCACCGGCTGGCGGTCCTCGGCGTCGGAACCCCGGAAGGGGCGCCGATCCCCGCGCAGGGGGGCTTTCTCAAGGATGCCGCCGGCTCCATCGTCCTGCCCCGCCTCGAGGCCGACACCCTTCGAAAGCTGACCGTCGCGGGGGGCGGGGTTTACCGAACCATCACCCCCGACGACGGGGACCTGGAGGCTCTTCTTCCCCTTTTCGCCCCCGGTCGCCTGGGAGGAAATGTAGAAGAGACGGTCCTCAAGGCCGACGCCTGGCGCGAGGCAGGCCCCTGGCTGCTCCTGCCCCTGCTGCCCCTGGCCGCGCTAGCCTTCCGGCGCGGAGTCCTGACCATCCTCCCCTTGGCCCTGATGCCCCTGACCCTGCTGCCCCTTCCGGCGCAGGCCATTGATCTGTCCGGCCTCTGGCTGCGCCAGGATCAGCAGGCGGCCCGCGCCCTGGAGAAGGGCGAGGCGAGCGCGGCGGCGGAAGGGTTCACCGACCCCGCATGGAAGGGGGCCGCCCACTACCGGGCCGGGGAGTACCAGGAGGCCGAGCAGGCCCTCCAGGGGCTCGCCGCCGCCGATGCCCTCTACAACCGTGGCAACGCCCTGGCCCGCCTCGGGCGTTACCCCCAGGCCCTGGAAGCCTACGAAAAGGCCCTGGAGAAGGATCCCGACCACGCAGACGCCGCCCACAACCGCGACCTGGTGCGCAAGGAGCTGGAAAACCAGCAGCAACCGTCTTCTTCCGACGAGCAGGGGGAGGGTTAA
- a CDS encoding BatD family protein: protein MVTLRRTSLILFALLVTLLSSAGISWAGHVRAWVDRNPVGLDESFRLILEADGSMDAAPDFAPLERDFEILGQNQSSSFSFVNGSASSKKTWTLTLMAKAAGDFRIPSIPFGSDPSPALSLSVNATPRSAQAQRQADLFLEVEAEPKTARVQQQILYVVRLLRAVDLGEATLSEPAVGGMEAVVEKLGEDRSYETMRDGRRFLVIERRYALFPQQSGTLSVEPILFEGRIASRRRSMLDPFAAGGPVRRLRSEGVSVEVQPVPAGAPGGLWLPAKKITLAEEWPQDPPAFKAGEPVTRTLTLVAEGLTAAQVPDLAMTEVAGIKQYPDRPTLENREGVSGIVGVRQEKIALVPTGPGRFVLPAVEVPWWNVDSDRLETARLPERAIEVAAASAVAKPPAITPETPTAAATQASEPPSTQVSVPSADPFWKILCLILGFGWAGTALAWILFRRRGRKPAVERESPVPRAGRHRGRLKEACRRADPAMAKETLLAWGLARFPGAPPTSLGQLSGLCPSPLKEEIESLNAALYGRGGERWEGQGLWEAFSKDKTEKGKARRGRGSALEPLYRD from the coding sequence ATGGTAACGTTGCGCAGAACTTCCCTGATCCTTTTTGCCTTGCTGGTGACCCTTCTGTCTTCCGCAGGGATCTCCTGGGCCGGCCATGTTCGGGCCTGGGTCGACCGCAACCCGGTGGGGCTCGACGAGTCCTTTCGCCTGATTCTCGAGGCCGACGGGTCGATGGACGCTGCCCCCGACTTCGCCCCCCTGGAGAGGGACTTCGAAATCCTCGGCCAGAACCAGAGCAGCAGCTTTTCCTTTGTCAACGGCAGCGCCAGCAGCAAGAAGACCTGGACCCTGACCCTCATGGCCAAGGCCGCCGGCGATTTCCGGATACCCTCCATTCCTTTCGGCAGCGACCCCTCGCCCGCCTTGTCCCTTTCCGTCAATGCGACGCCAAGGAGCGCACAGGCCCAGAGACAGGCCGACCTGTTCCTCGAGGTGGAGGCGGAGCCGAAGACAGCCCGCGTTCAGCAGCAGATCCTCTACGTCGTGCGCCTGCTGCGGGCCGTCGATCTCGGCGAGGCCACTCTGAGCGAGCCAGCGGTGGGGGGGATGGAGGCGGTGGTCGAAAAGCTGGGAGAGGACCGCAGTTACGAGACGATGCGGGACGGTCGGAGATTCCTGGTCATCGAGCGGCGCTACGCCCTCTTTCCGCAACAGAGCGGTACGCTGAGCGTGGAGCCGATCCTGTTCGAGGGGCGAATCGCTTCCCGGCGCCGTTCTATGCTCGACCCCTTCGCGGCGGGAGGCCCGGTGCGGCGCCTGCGCTCTGAGGGGGTAAGCGTCGAGGTCCAGCCGGTTCCGGCCGGGGCTCCGGGCGGGCTCTGGCTGCCGGCGAAAAAAATCACCTTGGCGGAGGAGTGGCCCCAGGACCCGCCCGCCTTCAAGGCCGGGGAGCCGGTCACCCGAACCCTGACCCTGGTCGCCGAGGGGCTCACGGCCGCCCAGGTTCCGGATCTCGCTATGACGGAGGTTGCGGGAATCAAGCAATACCCCGACCGGCCGACCCTGGAGAACAGGGAGGGCGTCTCCGGCATTGTCGGGGTGCGCCAGGAAAAGATCGCCCTGGTGCCGACGGGCCCGGGGCGATTCGTCCTGCCGGCGGTGGAGGTCCCCTGGTGGAACGTCGACTCCGACCGCCTGGAGACGGCCCGTCTGCCCGAGCGGGCCATCGAGGTGGCGGCGGCCTCCGCCGTTGCGAAACCTCCGGCCATCACTCCCGAAACGCCGACGGCGGCAGCGACCCAGGCGAGCGAGCCCCCTTCGACCCAGGTCTCTGTCCCTTCGGCGGACCCCTTCTGGAAGATCCTCTGTCTGATCCTCGGTTTCGGCTGGGCGGGGACGGCGCTGGCCTGGATCCTCTTCCGACGGCGGGGACGCAAGCCTGCGGTGGAGCGAGAAAGTCCTGTTCCGAGAGCCGGAAGACACAGGGGGCGCCTCAAGGAGGCCTGTCGCCGCGCCGACCCGGCCATGGCCAAGGAGACCCTGCTGGCATGGGGCCTCGCCCGTTTTCCGGGGGCGCCGCCCACCAGCCTCGGGCAGCTCTCCGGCCTTTGCCCCTCGCCCCTCAAGGAGGAGATCGAGAGCCTGAACGCCGCCCTTTACGGTCGCGGCGGGGAGCGGTGGGAGGGGCAGGGCCTCTGGGAGGCCTTCAGCAAGGACAAGACGGAGAAGGGGAAGGCCAGGAGGGGCCGGGGAAGCGCCCTGGAACCGCTCTACCGGGATTGA
- the selD gene encoding selenide, water dikinase SelD: MAEERIRLTSLSRSSGUAAKMAPGPLAQVLCRLPKYDDPNLLSADIPFADSGIYRISDDLAMVQSVDFFTPIVDDPIAYGRIAAANSLSDIYAVGARPVTALNLVGFPPCLDREVLTGILIGGAEKVLEAGAVVVGGHTVDDEEPKFGLAVTGLVDPAQMVTTVGARPGDRLVLTKPLGTGILATAFKGGVIEESDLQEAIAGMATLNKAAAEIMMEVGVSCCTDITGFGLLGHAQEMAEASDVCLAIDFAALPLYPRVEEMLTMALIPAGSYNNREHYLPKVVDGEKLAPERLDILADPQTSGGLLMAVAEAKTEALMTRLQGENVPCWIVGQVEEGPAGKLKIV; encoded by the coding sequence GTGGCCGAAGAGCGAATCCGCCTGACCAGCCTGTCCCGATCTTCGGGGTGAGCAGCCAAAATGGCCCCCGGGCCATTGGCACAGGTGCTGTGCCGGCTACCCAAATACGACGATCCGAACCTCCTCTCGGCCGACATCCCCTTCGCCGATTCGGGCATCTACCGGATCAGTGACGACCTGGCCATGGTGCAGTCGGTCGATTTCTTCACCCCGATCGTCGACGACCCGATCGCCTACGGACGCATCGCGGCAGCCAACTCCCTTTCGGACATCTACGCCGTCGGCGCCAGGCCGGTCACCGCCCTCAACCTGGTCGGCTTTCCGCCCTGCCTCGACCGGGAGGTGCTGACCGGAATCCTGATCGGCGGCGCGGAAAAGGTGCTCGAGGCCGGGGCCGTGGTCGTCGGGGGGCACACCGTCGACGACGAGGAGCCGAAGTTCGGCCTGGCCGTGACCGGCCTGGTCGATCCGGCCCAAATGGTCACCACCGTCGGCGCCCGGCCGGGCGACCGCCTGGTGCTGACCAAGCCCCTTGGCACCGGCATCCTGGCCACCGCCTTCAAAGGCGGGGTCATCGAGGAAAGCGACCTGCAGGAGGCCATCGCCGGGATGGCGACCCTCAACAAGGCGGCCGCCGAGATCATGATGGAGGTCGGCGTCTCCTGTTGCACCGACATCACCGGCTTCGGCCTGCTCGGCCACGCCCAGGAGATGGCCGAGGCGAGCGACGTCTGCCTGGCGATCGACTTCGCGGCGCTGCCCCTCTACCCGCGAGTCGAGGAGATGCTCACCATGGCCCTGATTCCCGCCGGCAGCTACAACAACCGCGAGCACTACCTCCCCAAGGTGGTCGACGGGGAGAAACTGGCTCCCGAGCGGCTCGACATCCTCGCCGACCCCCAGACCTCCGGGGGCCTGCTCATGGCCGTGGCCGAAGCCAAGACCGAAGCCCTGATGACCCGACTGCAGGGCGAGAATGTTCCCTGCTGGATCGTCGGACAGGTCGAGGAAGGGCCGGCCGGCAAGCTGAAGATCGTTTAA
- the selB gene encoding selenocysteine-specific translation elongation factor, with protein sequence MSSAQDRYVIIGTAGHVDHGKTELIKTLTGTDTDRLKEEKARGITIDLGFASFRLPGGEIAGVVDVPGHERFISNMLAGIGGIDLVLLVVDVTEGVMPQTHEHMQIMDLLQIPRGIVVLTKCDLSEEEWIDLVEEEVREEVSHTFLKNAPFCRVSSVTGEGMDELRRLIAENVALLPSKDADGPLRLPVDRHFTMSGFGTVVTGTILSGTVRVGETLEVLPAEEKTRVREVQVHGNKVEEAYAGQRCALNLAGLERAVLERGSVVGTPAIFDQTTRLDGRLTLLPEAPRPVKFRDPVHFYLGTGRVVAEVALLDRDEMQPGESAIVQFHLDRPIVAHREDRYIIRSYSPMITIGGGRVLDPRPEKHRRFRKEIMESLIEMESGEKAFLLQKILDKQCITAKELETVSGMGKEKITANLKELEGEKKIVQMVDQWVVGQALVAWRHRLLEETERFHAENPLIPGIPHATLKGALPRKVSPKAYEKLLGQVVAEGFLQQRGEGLCIPGFTPEPTEEQTLDLERLEGAYRKAGAMAKNKNETLAQLGMPSSKADPYFAYLFGMGRLVKLNDESFFHKETYDRALQVLIDHFAKHDTLILPDYRDMIGSARKQTQGILEHFDGLKYTMRRGDERVAWKLPKEDPGK encoded by the coding sequence ATGAGTTCAGCGCAAGACCGCTACGTCATCATCGGCACCGCCGGTCACGTCGACCACGGCAAGACCGAGTTGATCAAGACCCTCACCGGCACCGACACGGACCGTCTCAAAGAGGAGAAGGCCCGCGGCATCACCATCGACCTGGGCTTCGCCTCCTTCCGCCTGCCCGGCGGTGAGATCGCCGGAGTGGTCGACGTCCCCGGCCACGAGCGTTTCATCAGCAACATGCTCGCCGGCATCGGCGGCATCGACCTGGTCCTGCTCGTCGTGGACGTCACCGAGGGGGTCATGCCCCAGACCCACGAGCACATGCAGATCATGGACCTGCTGCAGATCCCCCGGGGAATCGTGGTGCTGACCAAGTGCGACCTCTCCGAGGAGGAGTGGATCGACCTGGTGGAGGAGGAGGTCCGCGAGGAGGTTTCCCACACCTTTCTCAAGAACGCCCCCTTCTGCCGGGTTTCATCGGTGACGGGGGAGGGGATGGACGAACTGCGCCGGCTCATCGCCGAGAACGTCGCCCTGCTCCCCAGCAAGGACGCCGACGGCCCCCTGCGCCTCCCCGTCGACCGGCACTTCACCATGAGCGGCTTCGGCACGGTGGTGACCGGGACGATCCTTTCCGGGACGGTGCGGGTCGGAGAGACCCTGGAGGTCCTCCCCGCCGAGGAGAAGACCCGGGTCCGGGAGGTCCAGGTCCACGGCAACAAGGTCGAGGAGGCCTACGCCGGCCAGCGCTGCGCCCTCAACCTGGCCGGCCTGGAGCGGGCCGTCCTTGAGCGTGGCTCGGTCGTGGGCACACCGGCGATCTTCGACCAGACGACCCGCCTCGACGGCCGCCTGACCCTTCTCCCCGAGGCCCCGCGCCCCGTCAAGTTCCGCGACCCCGTCCACTTCTACCTCGGCACCGGCCGGGTGGTGGCCGAGGTGGCCCTTCTCGACCGGGACGAGATGCAGCCCGGCGAAAGCGCCATCGTTCAGTTCCACCTCGACCGTCCCATCGTCGCCCACCGCGAAGACCGCTATATCATCCGCTCCTACTCGCCGATGATCACCATCGGCGGCGGCAGGGTCCTCGACCCCCGCCCGGAAAAGCACCGCCGCTTCCGCAAGGAGATCATGGAGTCGCTGATCGAGATGGAGTCGGGGGAGAAGGCCTTTTTGCTGCAGAAGATCCTCGACAAGCAGTGCATCACCGCCAAGGAACTCGAAACGGTCTCCGGGATGGGCAAGGAGAAAATCACCGCCAACCTCAAGGAGCTGGAGGGGGAAAAGAAGATCGTCCAGATGGTCGATCAGTGGGTCGTCGGCCAGGCCCTCGTCGCCTGGCGCCACCGCCTCCTCGAAGAGACGGAGCGCTTCCACGCCGAGAATCCCCTGATCCCCGGCATCCCCCACGCCACCCTCAAGGGAGCGCTGCCCCGCAAGGTCTCGCCGAAGGCCTACGAAAAGCTCCTCGGCCAGGTGGTCGCCGAGGGATTCCTCCAGCAGCGGGGCGAAGGGCTTTGCATTCCCGGCTTCACGCCGGAGCCGACCGAAGAGCAGACCCTCGACCTGGAACGCCTCGAGGGAGCCTACCGCAAGGCCGGGGCGATGGCCAAGAACAAGAACGAGACCCTCGCCCAACTCGGCATGCCGTCCTCCAAGGCCGACCCCTACTTCGCCTACCTCTTCGGCATGGGAAGACTGGTCAAGCTCAACGACGAAAGTTTTTTCCACAAGGAGACCTACGACCGGGCCCTGCAGGTCCTCATCGACCATTTCGCAAAGCACGACACCCTTATCCTGCCCGACTACCGGGACATGATCGGCAGCGCCCGCAAGCAGACCCAGGGGATCCTCGAGCACTTCGACGGTCTCAAGTACACCATGCGCCGCGGCGACGAGCGGGTCGCCTGGAAACTGCCCAAAGAGGATCCCGGGAAGTAA